The genomic window TCACCATTTTCAGTTAAACTACCCATGAAAAATATTGTATTTTCAGATATTTGTTTAGGGTATAAATCTATTAAAGTAGAACCGCCAGCTTCTGCAATAACACGACCTTGCCAATTTAAAGTTCTAAAAGGCAAAACATTAGGTATACTAAACCTACTTGTAGCATCTAAAAGCAGATCGCCTTCGTTTAATTTCACCATACTTACCACATAATTATAACCTTCTATTGTTGGGAATAATGGCACACCATGCTGCCTTGTACTAACCAAAACGGGATAAGCTCTAAGTCCTGCATGTTGCAACATAGCAGTAAGCATTAAATTAATTTCTGCTACATTGCCCGTTTGTTCTTTATATGCTTTTTTAACACCATCATCGGTACCATAGCCATAATATCCATTCCATTTCACTCTGCTCTTTACATAATTAAAGATTAATGCCGTGCGTTGCAACGGATTGGAAACTGTTGCTATAAGTGCATCAACATCATCTTCAAAATAACCTTTTTTATTTAGTTCTGCGCCAAAGTTAGAGTTATCATAAATAGTTTTTACTACATCCGTCCATGTTGTACTGTATGATTTTAATGGAGAATCTGGATACTTAGTATAAGACAACTCGAATTTTACAGATGATTTATAATTATTAATATTATTGACATAAGGTTCATCTTTTAGTGCTGGAACATCTTTCAAATCAAACTCTGTAATATTCTTTTTGAAAGCTAAATCCTCAGAATAAGACCTTCCTATGCTCGTTCTACTTGTGAGTTTTATTTTATCTGTTTGACTACTCCTCTTTGGTGTAATCATTAAATAACCTCTCGTACTTTCTTTAAAGTTAAAATATTCGGGAGCCTCAAATCGCGCTTCTATTTTTTTTACTGGAATACTATGCTGAAAAACAAACTCATCTACATTGTATATAAATGGTGAATTAATTCTATACTTATACTCTATAACAGAACCTGCTTTTATATTTGGCATAGTAAATTTATACTCATTGGTATATTTAGATAATTCTGTTTTAAAAATCCCATCTTTTGAAAGTTTGGTTTCTTCAATTTTACCATCAATCAAATTATATGTATACGCTTTTAAATTTCGAAGTTCCTCATCGGAACCTCCACTTGTACTCAATCGATTAGACTTTGTTGCATAATCAAACCCTTCTTGATTGTAAATCTTAATGCGCTCATGGATTTCTGTTATTAAACGAAAGCCACTTGGCTCAACATATTCATAATAAGATTTTCGATATTTATATAAATACGTTGCACTTGCTGAAGAATCTAAAGGATTAAACTTTTCTTGCAATTCTTCTTTAGATACTTTTCCAAAATGGTAATCTTGGGCAAATACGGTTAATGAAAAACAAAAGGTTACTAATAGTGAGGTTAGTTTCATAGTATCATTTTACTTTTTAATTAATGCTACTTTAGCATTATCGAGTTTTGATATTTCTTTATAAAAGGTTCTAAACGCAGCGTAATCTTCTTTAGGGAATTCGCCATCGTTTATAATAAATGTTCGTTTATATTTTATTTTAGAATTATCAATAGCCGAAATTTCAGTAATATAGCTACCGAAATCTGTTTCGAGCACCTGCCCTTTTGGTAATGATTCTATATTATAGTCCGTTGGTAAACTAATTTCTACCTCATCTACATCTTTAAAACCTCTATTTATTTTTAATGGAAGTTTTCTACTTCTATATCTGTCTGGAATATGCTGGTTTCTATTTAACACATTCAAATTAACCAGCATACGGTTCCCCACTTTTTTAGTATAATTATTCGCCTGAAAATCTATGTTTTCAACTAATTCTACGGTCTGTTTATCATTTTCAATATCTATGCTATTTATAGACATATTATTTATGTATTTCCAACGTTTTTTGTAATACACATCTAAATCACGTTCTGGTTCGGTTTCTAACCAATATTTATCGTTGTATTGAATACCTTTTGAGTTTACACTTACTTTAGCGTCGAGAGATCCATCGTTTAATATAGTACACAAACCATTTATAGTTTGTAAACTTTCATCCGGATTATATTTTTTGGTATGCTCTATTTTCCCTCCTTCTGATGAAATTACCAAAACATCTCTATCATCTGTAAAATCGCCAATAAAACCGAAAGGTAATTTCTGGCTCGTACATTCTAACCAAATATTTTCATTTTTATTTGGTATGTTTAGAATAACGTGATTACCCTGCATACCAGCAAAATCTTTCTCTAAGCTACGTTGTGAATCGCCTGCAAAAACTACGGAATAATTAGATTCTATACCTACCGCTTTAAGTAATGCTAACGTATAATTGGTAAGTGCTTTACAATCTCCATAACCTAATCTATCTACTTCCGAAGCATTAAAAGGTTTCCACCCACCTATACCTACTTGCACACTTATGTAGCGTACTTTATTTTGAACGTATTCGTATATCTTTTTTGCTTTTGCTACATCATCTGGCTCATTTTTAACTAATGCCTGAACCATCATTATTGTTCCTGCCGATAAATCGTGTGTGTTCTTAATTAAATCATGATACATCCAAGTTCCAAATTCATTCCAGTTTTCAACCACAGAACTCACACCTTCTAAAGTAAACTGTTTTGAAGCAAACATTACTTTTGGGATAACATCCGAAAAATTAGGACTATACTCTTCTGGCTTAATTGCCAAAATATCTTTTATTTCGTAATATATTTTAGTCGAAGAAACATCTTTATTAACCTTAAAACCTTCAATATTTTTCTCTTTTTTTCTAATTGAAAGTTCTTCAGGAAAACTTAACGTATAACTACTATTTTCTATACTTAAAAAATATTCATTCACAGGTGAAAACGAATTTATAAAAGCCGTGTTATTAGTTTCGTATTCCGAATTAAATTCAATGGTATACGGATATTTAATCGCTGTATATTCTAGATATTTTACACGAGAATCGGAATACAGTGTTCCTCCAGATACGGCGCTTACATCTCTAAAATCTTTTTCTTTTATTTTCTTAATCACTTTTCCGAAGTTATTATAAACCAGAACTTCTAATGTTTTAATGTTTACATTTTTATCGTAATACAAATAAGCATTAATAGCATCGTTCCCTTCTTTATTAAGTACGGTTACTATACGTTTTTCGGTAACCAACATGTTTCGAGAAGATTCTAAAACGATATCGGTATTATTTAACCTAACAACAGCATTTGCATGCTGTTTTAAGTTATCAGCTATACTAAAACTGGTGTATAAATTTTCTTGGGAAAAACTAAAAAGAGTTATAAATAAAAATAGTGTATTTAAAATACGTTTTAAAATCATGAAATGAGGTTAAGTTTATTTTATAGATAGGGAGTTTAGCTTTTTTTAAACAAAGTAAAACGGGCTAATCCTTATTTTTACTAAATTTAAAAACCAAAAACCTGATAGCTAATATAATAAAACACGGCATAAATATGTACTTAAATTCGCTAAAAATAACCTGAACACCGCGTTCTGATATAAATTTACCAATACCAATCGGTGAAACACGAATATCTTGAAATGGAAAGAAAAACCGGTCGTTATTAAAAGGAATAAAAAAGCCAACACCTTTTCCTCCAGAAGTCATTGCATCTAAAAGCCCATGAGACATTGTTGAAACGAAAATCACTAAAAACCAAATAACTTTATTACTTCGTCCTAAAGTAAACATTAAAAGTATTGCCCATAATAAAGCAAACACAATAGAATGTGTAAAGCCACGATGCCCTAAAGGAGAACTGTAAGCAACTCCAAAATTAAAACCAATAACATCAAAATCGGGTAAAATAGTTGAAAAAATTGCGGCAAGTAATAACCATTTTAAGTTTTGCTTATTAGCTACTTTCACTAAAGTATAACCAACTATACCGTGACCAAAAATAGATGCCATTATGCTTTATTTTTTGTATCTATAATTATAGTTACTGGGCCATCGTTAAGTAATTCGACTTTCATGTCTGCACCAAATTGTCCTTTTTGTATTGGTTTCCCCAAATCGGATTCTATTTGTTTTATAAAATCGTCATATAAAGGAATAGCAACATCGGGTTTTGCTGCTTTTATATAACTCGGTCGATTGCCTTTTTTAGTTGAAGCTTGAAGCGTAAATTGACTTACTATGATAACATCGCCATTTGTATCTTTCAGAGATTGATTCATCACACCATCTTCATCTGAAAAAATTCGAAGATTTACAATTTTGTTTGATAACCAACTAATATCAGTCTGTTCGTCTTCATTCACAATTCCTAAAAGGATTAAAAGTCCGTTTTGTATGTTGGCTACTTTTTCGCCCTTTATAGTAACGCTTGCTTTTGTAACGCGCTGAATAACTGCTTTCATTTTTTAATTGAATATTGCAAACCTTGTCGGTCTTAAAAAACCTTCTAACAAGTGTTTTTTAAATCTAAATTTATCCCTTACGGGGAAATGTCTCAACAATGAATAAAGAAGACTAATCCCAAATATCTGTTCGATAATGCTCATCTTCACCCTCAACAAGCTGTATATAACTTCTATAACGAGAATATTCAATATCACCTTTATCTAAAGCTTCTTTTACAGCGCACTTAGGTTCTTTAATGTGTAAGCAATTGTTAAACTTACAATCTTGTTTTAATGCGAAAAACTCAGGAAAATAATCTCCTATTTCTTCTTTTTCCATATCCACAACACCAAAACCTTTAATTCCTGGTGTATCTATAATTTGAGCACCAAAACTTAAATCGAACATTTCGGCAAAAGTTGTAGTATGTTGCCCTTGCATGTGTTGGGTTGAAATTGCTTTAGTCTTTATATTTAATGTTGGCTCAATGGCATTTACTAACGTTGATTTTCCAACGCCGGAATGACCAGAAAACAAACTTACTTTACCAGCCATCAAGGCTTTTACTTTATCTACATTTTTACCAGTAACGGCAGAAACTCCAATACACTCATAACCTATTTTACGATAAATATGAGCTAAATATTTTACTTCATCTAATGTATCTTGATCGAAAGTATCCGTTTTGTTGAATAATAAAACTGTTTTAATTGAATAAGCGTTTGCCGTAACTAAAAAGCGATCGATAAAACTGGTTAATGTTGGTGGATTATTAATGGTAATCATTAAAAAAACCTGATCGATATTTGCCGCAAGTATGTGAGTTTGTTTTGAAAGATTAACTGATTTACGGACAATATAATTGAATCGATCATGAATATTATGAATTATTCCCGACTCCTGATTGTTATCGGTTTCCAATTCAAAATCTACTATATCGCCCACAGCAATTGGGTTGGTACTTTTAATACCTTTAATTCTAAATTTCCCTTTTATTCGGCATTCGTAAGTATCACCCAATTCGGTTTTTACGGTATACCAACTTCCTGTAGATTTATAAACGCGTCCTGTCATATTCTCCAAAAATAATCTAAAAAAATTATTTAATGATTAAGACTAAACATATATTAGTAACTTAATTTTAAACAACCCAAAAAACAATGAAAAAACTATTATTTTCAATCTTATTCTTAACCATTACTATTGGTGCAACTTCTCAAACAAATCTTTATGAAAACCCTGAGTTTGATGAAATTGCTAAATCTCACAAAATTATTGCCGTTGTTCCTTTCAAAACACAAGTAAAACTGAGACCTAAACAAATGAAAGACATGAGCAACGAGCAGTTGCATAAGCTAGAAAAAGCAGAAGGCGAAGGCATACAAACAGCCATGTATTCTTGGTTTTTAAAAAGAAAGAAACGAGGTAAATTACTTTCTTTAGAAGTGCAAGATCCAAAAGTAACAACTGCTTTATTAAAAAGAAATGAAATAGACTACGATAATGTTTTAGACTACACTCCAAAAGAATTAGCTGATATATTAGAAGTAGATGCCGTAATATCTGGCGATTTTGAAACTAACAAACCGATGTCTGAAGGTGCAAGCGTAGCTTTAGGTGTGCTTTTTGGAGCTTGGGGAAGCACAAACAATGCAATAATAAACATGTCTGTACATAATGCCTTAGATGGTGTTTTACTTTGGAATTACAACAAAAAAGTAAGAGGAAGCATAGGTAGCTCTCCAGAAGATTTAATTAACATTTTAATGAGAAAAGCGTCTAGACGTTTAGCTTATACTAAAAACGATTAATCTTTTTATAGTCCTACTATATATTAGATTTGAATCCATAAAAAAAGCCTCGCTATGCGAGGCTTTTTTATATATCTAAATTAATAGTTACTATCCGTTAATCACTTTTTCTTGGTGATTAATAGATTCTTGGTGTACTGCTTTAAACATTTTTAAGATAAATTCTTCACTTAAACCATATTGCTCACCTTCTAAAACCATTTTACCTAAAATTTCGTTCCAACGTTTAGATTGCAAAACTGCAACGTTTTTCTGTTTTTTAAGCGCTCCGATACCATCAGAAGTTTTCATACGTTTTCCTAATAATTCAAGAATTTGATTGTCAACAATATCAATCTGTGCTCTTAAATTATCTAAAGAACTGTTGTATTCTTCTTCAGTATTAGATTCTTTTCTAATTTTCAAATCTCTCATAATTTGAACTAAAGTAGATGGCGTTACTTGTTGTGCAGCATCACTCCATGCATTGTCTGGATCGTAATGCGTTTCAATCATTAATCCATCAAAGTTTAAATCTAAAGCCGTTTGACAAACATCAAAAACCATATCTCTTTTTCCTGTAATATGAGAAGGATCGTTAATTAATGGAATATCTG from Algibacter sp. L1A34 includes these protein-coding regions:
- a CDS encoding DUF3857 domain-containing protein — translated: MKLTSLLVTFCFSLTVFAQDYHFGKVSKEELQEKFNPLDSSASATYLYKYRKSYYEYVEPSGFRLITEIHERIKIYNQEGFDYATKSNRLSTSGGSDEELRNLKAYTYNLIDGKIEETKLSKDGIFKTELSKYTNEYKFTMPNIKAGSVIEYKYRINSPFIYNVDEFVFQHSIPVKKIEARFEAPEYFNFKESTRGYLMITPKRSSQTDKIKLTSRTSIGRSYSEDLAFKKNITEFDLKDVPALKDEPYVNNINNYKSSVKFELSYTKYPDSPLKSYSTTWTDVVKTIYDNSNFGAELNKKGYFEDDVDALIATVSNPLQRTALIFNYVKSRVKWNGYYGYGTDDGVKKAYKEQTGNVAEINLMLTAMLQHAGLRAYPVLVSTRQHGVPLFPTIEGYNYVVSMVKLNEGDLLLDATSRFSIPNVLPFRTLNWQGRVIAEAGGSTLIDLYPKQISENTIFFMGSLTENGDLSGGYRSVKKSHKALLFREKFIDVDRDDFIEKLENKYDGLEISDYDVKNGLDLGKPIIESYKFVKESQADIIGDKMYFSPLFFLRTTDNPFKLSEREFPVDFGYPFQTDSKLVVKIPEGYKIESLPEPIVLALPDHLGKFVYQINGKGNTIQLSVSYEINSAIVTPQYYEALKAYFAQMIEKENEQIVLSRI
- a CDS encoding DUF3857 domain-containing transglutaminase family protein, yielding MILKRILNTLFLFITLFSFSQENLYTSFSIADNLKQHANAVVRLNNTDIVLESSRNMLVTEKRIVTVLNKEGNDAINAYLYYDKNVNIKTLEVLVYNNFGKVIKKIKEKDFRDVSAVSGGTLYSDSRVKYLEYTAIKYPYTIEFNSEYETNNTAFINSFSPVNEYFLSIENSSYTLSFPEELSIRKKEKNIEGFKVNKDVSSTKIYYEIKDILAIKPEEYSPNFSDVIPKVMFASKQFTLEGVSSVVENWNEFGTWMYHDLIKNTHDLSAGTIMMVQALVKNEPDDVAKAKKIYEYVQNKVRYISVQVGIGGWKPFNASEVDRLGYGDCKALTNYTLALLKAVGIESNYSVVFAGDSQRSLEKDFAGMQGNHVILNIPNKNENIWLECTSQKLPFGFIGDFTDDRDVLVISSEGGKIEHTKKYNPDESLQTINGLCTILNDGSLDAKVSVNSKGIQYNDKYWLETEPERDLDVYYKKRWKYINNMSINSIDIENDKQTVELVENIDFQANNYTKKVGNRMLVNLNVLNRNQHIPDRYRSRKLPLKINRGFKDVDEVEISLPTDYNIESLPKGQVLETDFGSYITEISAIDNSKIKYKRTFIINDGEFPKEDYAAFRTFYKEISKLDNAKVALIKK
- a CDS encoding metal-dependent hydrolase — its product is MASIFGHGIVGYTLVKVANKQNLKWLLLAAIFSTILPDFDVIGFNFGVAYSSPLGHRGFTHSIVFALLWAILLMFTLGRSNKVIWFLVIFVSTMSHGLLDAMTSGGKGVGFFIPFNNDRFFFPFQDIRVSPIGIGKFISERGVQVIFSEFKYIFMPCFIILAIRFLVFKFSKNKD
- the dtd gene encoding D-aminoacyl-tRNA deacylase, with amino-acid sequence MKAVIQRVTKASVTIKGEKVANIQNGLLILLGIVNEDEQTDISWLSNKIVNLRIFSDEDGVMNQSLKDTNGDVIIVSQFTLQASTKKGNRPSYIKAAKPDVAIPLYDDFIKQIESDLGKPIQKGQFGADMKVELLNDGPVTIIIDTKNKA
- the rsgA gene encoding ribosome small subunit-dependent GTPase A encodes the protein MTGRVYKSTGSWYTVKTELGDTYECRIKGKFRIKGIKSTNPIAVGDIVDFELETDNNQESGIIHNIHDRFNYIVRKSVNLSKQTHILAANIDQVFLMITINNPPTLTSFIDRFLVTANAYSIKTVLLFNKTDTFDQDTLDEVKYLAHIYRKIGYECIGVSAVTGKNVDKVKALMAGKVSLFSGHSGVGKSTLVNAIEPTLNIKTKAISTQHMQGQHTTTFAEMFDLSFGAQIIDTPGIKGFGVVDMEKEEIGDYFPEFFALKQDCKFNNCLHIKEPKCAVKEALDKGDIEYSRYRSYIQLVEGEDEHYRTDIWD